The following coding sequences lie in one Sorghum bicolor cultivar BTx623 chromosome 6, Sorghum_bicolor_NCBIv3, whole genome shotgun sequence genomic window:
- the LOC8085739 gene encoding uncharacterized protein LOC8085739 isoform X2: protein MIFGAKVMCTLCSPIPKMLLNSSLSIVAHYFVLFMHHFIVENIEIMLFGHIFRFIEFGNDGGPAAKTLKPKFNLFVKLVSKNTGLGVPHIDIKTVIAATMFLKGFGGLLFIFSSSFGAFLLLIYLAFMTPIVYDFYNYEMESEQFVQLFFKFTQNLAFIGALLFFLGMKNSIPRRRSKGRTTKTKTN from the exons ATGATCTTTGGTGCCAAAGTTATGTGCACCTTATGTTCTCCAATCCCTAAGATGCTTTTGAATTCCTCTCTTTCAATTGTTGCACATTATTTTGTTCTTTTCATGCACCATTTTATTGTTGAGAACATTGAAATAATGCTTTTCGGTCATATATTTAGGTTCATTGAATTTGGAAATGATGGTGGACCGGCAGCGAAGACCTTGAAGCCAAAGTTCAATCTCTTCGTCAAGCTAGTGTCCAAGAATACCGGATTGGGGGTGCCGCATATTGAT ATAAAAACTGTCATTGCGGCTACCATGTTTCTTAAAGGCTTTGGTGGTCTTCTGTTCATATTCAGCAGCTCATTTGGAGCATTCCTCCTG CTCATTTACTTGGCGTTTATGACCCCTATCGTGTATGATTTCTACAACTATGAAATGGAGTCAGAGCAGTTTGTCCAGCTTTTTTTCAAGTTCACACAG aacttggcGTTTATCGGTGCCCTGCTTTTCTTCCTGGGGATGAAGAACTCGATTCCAAGAAGGCGCTCCAAGGGAAGGACAACAAAAACCAAGACAAACTGA
- the LOC8085739 gene encoding uncharacterized protein LOC8085739 isoform X1, which translates to MGFISFVGRVLFASLFLLSAYQEFIEFGNDGGPAAKTLKPKFNLFVKLVSKNTGLGVPHIDIKTVIAATMFLKGFGGLLFIFSSSFGAFLLLIYLAFMTPIVYDFYNYEMESEQFVQLFFKFTQNLAFIGALLFFLGMKNSIPRRRSKGRTTKTKTN; encoded by the exons ATGGGCTTCATCTCGTTCGTCGGCCGGGTGCTCTTCGcctccctcttcctcctctccgcCTACCAAGA GTTCATTGAATTTGGAAATGATGGTGGACCGGCAGCGAAGACCTTGAAGCCAAAGTTCAATCTCTTCGTCAAGCTAGTGTCCAAGAATACCGGATTGGGGGTGCCGCATATTGAT ATAAAAACTGTCATTGCGGCTACCATGTTTCTTAAAGGCTTTGGTGGTCTTCTGTTCATATTCAGCAGCTCATTTGGAGCATTCCTCCTG CTCATTTACTTGGCGTTTATGACCCCTATCGTGTATGATTTCTACAACTATGAAATGGAGTCAGAGCAGTTTGTCCAGCTTTTTTTCAAGTTCACACAG aacttggcGTTTATCGGTGCCCTGCTTTTCTTCCTGGGGATGAAGAACTCGATTCCAAGAAGGCGCTCCAAGGGAAGGACAACAAAAACCAAGACAAACTGA